The following proteins are co-located in the Limanda limanda chromosome 5, fLimLim1.1, whole genome shotgun sequence genome:
- the LOC133001424 gene encoding natterin-3-like — protein sequence MKLSLLLLCGLMALTSARVVTSPQRQNMFTDNVNLEWQAWSGSLPNGAVSIYNSYTKRQDYICQSGCEAGFYSPSLGPYCRYPYGDREYHTPKFKLLANKDNFEFLEWKEGSYGSVPEDSVRTCKGGSTYVGKNKYGLGKVVPRFTAFFLPWKGKEYWYKTYQVLAINKNAYTQHISDVKYAIDEVAIFQYPPEIMLMSVLTNNECQAVTKTVTISNTSEVETTWNIGRSTMLGITGSITANIPFIGSGRIELGSEKTLEFTKGTTMVESLSHSVSVELTVQPNYSCKVRMEGRKIKAGIPYTARLSRTYRNGETQWTSITGTYNCVQIGEMWAVVDRCKPVADDTRGGSWHSV from the exons ATGAAGCTGTCCCTGTTGTTGCTGTGCGGCCTGATGGCTCTGACCTCAGCCAGGGTGGTGACGAGTCCACAGCGGCAGAACATGTTCACCGATAACGTGAACCTGGAGTGGCAGGCCTGGAGCGGCTCTCTGCCCAACGGAGCCGTCTCCATCTACAACAGCTACACTAAGCGCCAAGACTACATCTGCCAATCCGGGTGTGAGGCCGGCTTCTACAGCCCCAGCCTTGGCCCGTACTGCCGATACCCCTATGGAGACCGTGAGTACCACACCCCCAAGTTCAAGCTGCTGGCCAACAAAGACAACTTTGAGTTCCTGGAGTGGAAGGAAGGCTCCTACGGTTCAGTGCCGGAGGATTCAGTCAGAACGTGCAAAGGTGGTAGCACCTACGTTGGCAAGAACAAGTACGGCCTGGGGAAGGTGGTTCCTAGGTTCACGGCCTTCTTCCTGCCTTGGAAAGGCAAAGAGTACTGGTACAAGACGTACCAGGTCCTGGCCATCAACAAGAACGCCTACACCCAGCACATCAGTGACGTCAAGTACGCCATCGACGAGGTCGCCATCTTCCAGTATCCTCCTGAGATCATGCTTATGTCCGTCCTCACCAACAACGAGTGCCAAGCGGTGACGAAGACAGTCACCATCTCAAATACCAGCGAGGTGGAGACCACGTGGAACATCGGCCGATCCACCATGCTCGGCATCACAGGCAGCATCACCGCTAACATCCCATTCATCGGCTCCGGGAGAATCGAACTGGGCAGCGAGAAGACGCTAGAGTTTACCAAGGGAACCACCATGGTGGAGTCGCTCAGCCACTCGGTGTCTGTGGAGCTCACGGTTCAACCCAACTACTCCTGCAAAGTCCGCATGGAAGGTCGCAAGATCAAGGCCGGCATCCCCTACACGGCTCGGCTCAGCCGCACCTACCGCAACGGAGAGACGCAGTGGACGTCCATCACCGGGACGTACAACTGCGTCCAGATCGGAGAAATGTGGGCGGTAGTGGACCGCTGCAAGCCTGTGGCCGACGAtaccaggggcggctcctggcatag cgTCTGA
- the LOC133002258 gene encoding calumenin-A-like, which produces MIRLLLICFVSCVVLGSSEQTEKKSEVIEEEPLSHLEDQHDHDHDQDHDQDHEHGALLEPDGARSFNQLAPEESITQLAILVDRIDADKDDFISEDELKIWIQNVQRNYTNGQVEDRWKDFDTDEDGLISWDEYKNVSYGSYMDDPLTKEDVNIPQMLQEERRFRAADTDADLKLHKLEFNAFLHPENFHHMRDVVVQETIDDFDKNGDGSIDVNEFMDELFPPGNDDNDSDLMEKQRQDFLEEKDMNKDGKVDKQELMELMFPANHDAADSEAKHLLKESDTNQDGKLTKSEILDNHKLFVESQVTNYGEAVVPHDEL; this is translated from the exons ATGATCCGTCTGTTGCTGATCTGCTTCGTCTCCTGCGTCGTCCTCGGCAGCAGCGagcaaacagagaagaagagcgaAGTGATCGAGGAAGAGCCGCTCTCTCACCTCGAGGACCAACACGACCACGACCACGACCAAGACCACGACCAAGACCACGAGCACGGAGCTCTTCTGGAACCAGATGGAGCGAGAAGCTTCAACCAGCTCGCCCCAGAGGAGAGCATCACTCAGCTCGC aatCCTCGTGGACAGAATCGACGCAGACAAAGACGATTTCATCTCCGAGGACGAACTGAAGATCTGGATCCAAAACGTTCAGAGGAACTACACGAATGGACAAGTGGAGGATCGGTGGAAGGACTTCGACACGGACGAGGACGGCCTGATCAGCTGGGACGAGTATAAGAACGTCTCGTACGGCAGCTACATGG ACGACCCTCTCACGAAAGAAGATGTCAACATCCCCcagatgctgcaggaggagcgACGCTTCAGAGCCGCCGACACCGACGCCGATCTGAAGCTCCACAAACTCGAGTTCAACGCTTTCCTTCATCCGGAAAACTTCCATCACATGAGGGACGTGGTGGTTCAG GAAACGATAGACGACTTTGACAAGAACGGAGACGGTTCCATCGACGTGAACGAGTTCATGG ATGAACTGTTCCCTCCAGGAAACGATGATAACGATTCGGATTTGATGGAGAAGCAACGTCAGGACTTCCTCGAGGAAAAAGACATGAACAAAGACGGGAAAGTGGACAAACAGGAACTGATGGAGTTGATGTTTCCGGCTAATCATGACGCCGCCGACTCTGAAGCCAAACACCTCCTGAAGGAGTCCGACACCAACCAG gatgGAAAACTGACCAAGTCGGAGATTCTGGACAATCACAAGCTGTTTGTTGAAAGTCAGGTGACGAACTACGGAGAAGCTGTGGTGCCACACGACGAGTTGTAG
- the LOC133001426 gene encoding beta-1,3-galactosyltransferase 2-like: MDCGIFTSKTVLLFLSLVFCYFVAYPHQYRFIVDEPHRCRQETPFLVLMIPVAPHNRGARDVIRNTWGKETTVQGHLVSYYFLLGLSGAGDGSELLQESRRHHDLLQSDFMDSYNNLTIKTMVMFEWLNSHCPNTSYAMKVDTDMFLNVQNLVSMLVTAPRHLYMTGLVSRGAYVVRDNSSKWYLPVSAFPESTYPPFAQGPGYVFSMDLPIKILGASLQIRAVYIEDVYVGLCMRHLGLTLTDPPHIGLFRISMPFFPGTSPGTVIGSRRAWSAPLSQQSPGAKGLIPQLKRFKKVSESNWRKREMSPGEEGVGGMVKNETAQSLSLCNLLEMIRLRGAAGSGV, translated from the exons ATGGACTGCGGCATCTTCACCTCCAAGAccgtgctcctcttcctcagcttgGTGTTTTGT TACTTTGTGGCGTACCCACACCAGTATCGTTTCATAGTGGACGAGCCACACAGATGTCGACAGGAAACACCATTCTTGGTTCTCATGATTCCAGTAGCCCCCCATAACAGAGGGGCCCGTGACGTCATCCGTAACACATGGGGCAAAGAAACCACAGTGCAGGGCCACTTGGTCAGCTACTACTTCCTGCTGGGACTGTCCGGAGCGGGAGACGGGTCCGAG cTGTTACAGGAAAGCCGGCGACATCATGACCTACTCCAGAGTGACTTCATGGACAGCTACAATAACCTCACCATTAAAACCATGGTGATGTTTGAATGGCTCAACTCCCATTGCCCCAACACCTCCTACGCCATGAAGGTCGACACGGACATGTTCCTAAATGTTCAAAACCTTGTCTCCATGCTTGTGACGGCCCCCCGACATCTCTACATGACTGGACTCGTGTCGAGGGGCGCTTATGTTGTTCGAGACAATAGCTCAAAATGGTATTTGCCTGTGTCTGCCTTCCCCGAATCAACGTACCCACCGTTTGCCCAGGGACCGGGCTATGTGTTCTCAATGGATTTACCCATTAAGATACTGGGAGCGTCGTTGCAGATTAGAGCAGTCTACATTGAAGATGTGTACGTGGGACTGTGCATGAGACATCTGGGGCTCACACTAACAGATCCTCCTCATATTGGCTTGTTCAGGATATCAATGCCTTTTTTTCCCGGCACCT CTCCAGGAACGGTGATAGGAAGTCGGAGGGCATGGTCGGCTCCTCTGTCCCAGCAGAGCCCAGGAGCCAAAGGTCTGATCCCACAGCTCAAGAGGTTTAAAAAAGTTTCTGAGTCCAactggaggaagagggagatgagCCCAGGAGAGGAAGGGGTCGGGGGAATGGTGAAGAATGAAACAGCTCAGAGTTTGTCTCTCTGCAACTTGTTGGAGATGATCAGgctgagaggagctgcaggttctggagtctag